The DNA window TTTTTTTAGACAACTTTATTAAAGTTATTGATTAAGATTACGAATATCGCAAATGACAACATCTTATTAATTTTGAATATTATTAAGGTCTTTCTCTAAAGTTTTTAGAGTTAAGACATGTATACTAACTCCAATGCCTATAATGAAAAGAAGAATTCTCAAATGAAAATATTGTAAAAAATATATTGAAATACCAAGTGTAGCCCATAAAAATATCAAACTCCCAATCTTCATGTCTCTTTTGACTGCCCCATAATTGATATAATTATTAAAATGGGCCAAATATTTTATGATTAATTAACCAATCATGAAGGTGTTTTGAACTACGAATAAAGCAAAATGAACTAAGCAATAAAAAAGGCGTTGTAGGTAAACTGGAACAAAAATACCTACTACCCCTAAAGCTAAGGAAGTATATCCTGTATAAATTAATGCATATTATTTAACTGTGCTTGTTATCATTATTTTATTTTCCTTTTTATTTTAATAAAATTGAATAGTTGAGTTAATCTATCCCTTCAGAACATACTTCCTAAATAAATTTAATTCTAAATATGCATTTATTTAATAAAGTTTATTTTCTCTTCCTTACCGTTTAGGATAATATTTGTCTCATATGGTTTTGTTTGTGCAATTACCTTTCCATCCTTAATGACAATATATCTTCTAGCAACTAGCCTTATTGCATCGATTGCTGTTGGGGCGTCAAATACAACTAGATCTGCAGTGTTTCCTACTTTAATCCCATAATCATTTGCTCCAAATGCTTTGGCTGAATTTGTTGTGATCATTTCAATTAATCGCATCATTTCATTGTATCCGGACATCTGCCCATAGTGAACAAAAACAAATGCTGCTTGAAGAGGATCCCCAAGGCCCAGGGGATACCAGGGATCCATTATTGAGTCATCAGCTATGCACACATTAATTCCCATTGCATCCATCTCTTTTACTCTGGTGTGCCCTCTTCTTTTTGGATATGTATCAAATCTTGCCTGAAGAACAGAGTTGTCAAGAGGATTTGTGACCATATTTAACTCTGCTCTCTTGATCCACCCTAAAAGTTTGAAGGCGTATGCATTATTGTAAGAATGCATTGCAGTTGTGTGGCTTGCCGTTACTTTTCCGTGATAATTATTCTTTATTGTTTCAGCTGCTAGGACTTCAACAAATCTGGAATGATCGTCATCAGTTTCATCTATGTGAAGGTCAATCATTTTTCCAAGTTCTTTCCCTAAAGAAACAGCAAATATTGTGTCTTTTACTCCGTCTTCTCTTGTCCATTCATAATGAGGTATTCCACCAACTACATCAGCCCCTTTTTCCATAGCTTTCCTCATAAGCTCCTCGCCATCTGGATAGGAGAAAATACCTTCTTGTGGAAAGGCCACTATCTGCAAATCTATATACTCCTTGAATTCTTTCTTTAGGTCTAAAATAGCTTTGAACGCACTTAAGGAAGGGTCACAAACATCTACATGAGTCCTTACACGCGTAACACCATTTGCAATCTCCCACTTCAAAGCTTTCCTTACTCTAGCCTTTACATCTTCTTTAGTTAGACTTTTTTTTCTTTCAGACCATATCTCAATTCCTTCTAGAAGAGAGCCACCTAGATTATATCTCGGTTCACCTACTGTAAGGGCAGCGTCCATATGCACATGTATTTCAACTAAAGGAGGTGAAACGAATCTTCCTTGTAGATCAATTTCTTCGTCACCCTTTGCACCTATACTATTCTTTATCTCTGAAAATTTTCCATCGTTAATCCCAATATCAACAAGATGATTATTATCATATAATCTGGCATTTCTCAAAATTAGATCCATATACTCACCTCATAAAATTTATTTTCAGCTAATATAAATCTAATCTTAATAGTTCAAATTAAGATAAAGAAATATATATAAAAGAAAATAAATGATTAAAAATTAGATGGATAAAATCAATTTAGGAAAAATCTGGGATTATTTAACTCCAATTCAATTACTTGTAATAGGATATCTTTCTATATCCATTATTGGCTCTGTTTTGCTTTCCCTTCCTATATCCTCATCATCTGGAATCTCTCAAAAGTTTATTGATGCTCTTTTCACATCTACTTCTGCCTCAACTACTACAGGACTTATTGTTGAAGACACTGGTAGTTACTACTCAATTTTTGGTCAAGTAATAATAATGCTACTTTTCCAGATTGGCGCACTTGGATACATGATTGGGGTTACACTTATGGTCTTGGGCCTTGGGGGAAAAATATCCATCACAGATAAAATGTTATTAAAAGAATCTGTTAAGAAACCCACGACTTTGGATATGATATGGTTTGTGAAAGTAATAACAATAATTACATTAACTATTGAGGCATTAGGTGCCTTATTTCTTTCAATCTATTGGGCAAAAGATTTTGGATTTATTAAAGGACTATATGTGGGAATTTTCCACTCTGTTTCTGCATTCTGTACAGCTGGATTTTCATTATTCCAAGATGGGTTTATTGGATATCAAAACAGCATTATATTCAATGTAACTATCAGCATTTTATCTATTCTTGGGGCGGTAGGTTTCTTTGTTATCTATGATGTACTTAGATTTGCCAAAGCATCTTATAATAAAGAACAGAAGAAACTCGCAGTCTACACAAAATTTAGTTTTTTACTTACGGCACTTCTAATAGTAATTGGATTCATTATTATTTTCTTGTCAGAAGGCGGTTCTGTAATTTTTTCCTTATTCCAATCAATATCTGCTTCAACTACTACGGGATTTAATAGCGTTGATATTTCCATTATGGGATTGCCAAGTCTTTTTATTATGATGGTCTTGATGTTCATAGGCGCCTCTTCCGGAGGAACTGGAGGGGGTATCAAGACAAGCACTTTTGGCGTATTGATTTTATTCACTTATTATCTTTTGAAAGGTAAAAAGGATGTAAATATATTCAAGAGATTAATAGCGTCAGAAAAAATTGAAAAGTCCTTTGGAATTTTTATAACTTCCATGATTTTTATTGTAGTTGCCCTCTGCATACTACTTTTCAGCGAGGAGTTTAGTTTCATTGCTCTTCTTTTTGAA is part of the Methanofastidiosum sp. genome and encodes:
- the codA gene encoding cytosine deaminase produces the protein MDLILRNARLYDNNHLVDIGINDGKFSEIKNSIGAKGDEEIDLQGRFVSPPLVEIHVHMDAALTVGEPRYNLGGSLLEGIEIWSERKKSLTKEDVKARVRKALKWEIANGVTRVRTHVDVCDPSLSAFKAILDLKKEFKEYIDLQIVAFPQEGIFSYPDGEELMRKAMEKGADVVGGIPHYEWTREDGVKDTIFAVSLGKELGKMIDLHIDETDDDHSRFVEVLAAETIKNNYHGKVTASHTTAMHSYNNAYAFKLLGWIKRAELNMVTNPLDNSVLQARFDTYPKRRGHTRVKEMDAMGINVCIADDSIMDPWYPLGLGDPLQAAFVFVHYGQMSGYNEMMRLIEMITTNSAKAFGANDYGIKVGNTADLVVFDAPTAIDAIRLVARRYIVIKDGKVIAQTKPYETNIILNGKEEKINFIK
- a CDS encoding Trk family potassium uptake protein — its product is MDKINLGKIWDYLTPIQLLVIGYLSISIIGSVLLSLPISSSSGISQKFIDALFTSTSASTTTGLIVEDTGSYYSIFGQVIIMLLFQIGALGYMIGVTLMVLGLGGKISITDKMLLKESVKKPTTLDMIWFVKVITIITLTIEALGALFLSIYWAKDFGFIKGLYVGIFHSVSAFCTAGFSLFQDGFIGYQNSIIFNVTISILSILGAVGFFVIYDVLRFAKASYNKEQKKLAVYTKFSFLLTALLIVIGFIIIFLSEGGSVIFSLFQSISASTTTGFNSVDISIMGLPSLFIMMVLMFIGASSGGTGGGIKTSTFGVLILFTYYLLKGKKDVNIFKRLIASEKIEKSFGIFITSMIFIVVALCILLFSEEFSFIALLFEVVSALGTVGLSVGITPHLSSVGKLVIISLMLIGRIGPLAIGFSLLGKQKEISFKYPKADIFVG